The Methanosarcina barkeri str. Wiesmoor DNA segment AGTTTTGCTCTATGTGATCTGAGATACTTATCCGGCTGCCAGGATACAGGACTTCAACATTTCATAATTTCCGGACATGAACAGGGAAAGTTCATGTTAACCGGTAGTGGAAACCACAAAATGAAACTTACTCTGTAACTATTCAGGACACAGGGCAAGAATCTCTTCATGTTTCGTTACGGAGAAAAATGATTCATTTTATACACAATTTTCTTCGTTCCGAGGAAATATTTTGTAGCCTTTACAAAGCTACCTGAATAGTTACCTGATTTCTTTTGTTTACTGATATATTAATAAATATCAGATTTTTAATATTAAACAGTTAATTCTTGTTGAATAAAAAGAAACTCTGAGCCTTTCCAGAGGGGGAAAGGACTTTAATCTTTGAGGAAATATTTTATCCGATATATAGCTGGATTATTTCAGATTCCAAGAGATAATATAGCTGGATTATTTCAGATTCCAAGAGAAAAAACAGTTAAGTTATATCTTCGTAACTCTCGTTCAAGTCTTAATATCAGTTTTTCTTTTTGTGTGCAGTTTCTTTGATTTACAGGTTAACACCTGTAAGTACACTTAATCAGACTTGGTTTCCATTTAACGGAAGCTATATTTATAAGTTTAATATCAGTATGTTTGATATTTTCAGGTTTAATATTTGTAAGCTTAATACAGTATGTTTAATATTTGCGGGTTTAATACTTGTAAATTGAATATTTCACTTAACATAGGTTTAATTACAATTTAAACTCAGACTTAATAATCATTTAAAACGCGTTTAACTTTAACAGCAATAACTATAATCGCACTTTATTTTAGTTGCAATTCACTGCAACAGCACTTTACTTCAGAGTAATCGATTGAAATCTTACCTAAGCGTAATTCGACACATAAATTATACCACATAAATTATACTCAGGAGTAGTAATCAATGAAACGAAAGTGGGAACGGGATTTGGGACTTCAGGGACGGATGATTTTCACGATGTTTCTTCTGGCAGCAGTTTATCTTTTTTTCCTGGCGTTTCTTTCGTACAACGGGACTCCACCAGTAGTTATGATGCTTTTTGTAGGCTCTTTCATGGCGATCCAGTACTTTTACTCGGATAAACTGGTGCTGTGGTCAACTGGTGCACATATTGTTTCTGAAAGCGAAGCCCCACAACTGCATGGAATAATTACGCGGCTCTGCGCAATAGCTGATCTCCCGAAACCTCAGGTGGCGATTGTCAGGACTCAGGTTCCAAATGCTTTTGCAACAGGCCGAAACCAGAACAACGCTGTTGTTGCAGTTACAACAGGAATTATGGACAAACTCTCTCCAGCCGAACTTGAGGCTGTGCTTGCTCACGAACTTACCCATGTCAAGAACAGAGAT contains these protein-coding regions:
- the htpX gene encoding zinc metalloprotease HtpX, which gives rise to MKRKWERDLGLQGRMIFTMFLLAAVYLFFLAFLSYNGTPPVVMMLFVGSFMAIQYFYSDKLVLWSTGAHIVSESEAPQLHGIITRLCAIADLPKPQVAIVRTQVPNAFATGRNQNNAVVAVTTGIMDKLSPAELEAVLAHELTHVKNRDMAIMTIASFISTLAFYFVRYSLYFGDMGGGRKKEGGGILLVWLVSLAVWAVSFLLIRALSRYREYAADRGAAIITGQPSNLASALMKISGVMSRVPSEDLRSVEGMNAFFIIPAISGSSIMDLFSTHPSVEKRIAKLEKIQQDLG